In Xenopus tropicalis strain Nigerian chromosome 5, UCB_Xtro_10.0, whole genome shotgun sequence, one genomic interval encodes:
- the LOC101732279 gene encoding cytochrome P450 2K1-like isoform X2, which yields MVVLCGYETVKDALVNYAEEFSERPVIPIFLDAVKEYGVIFSHGENWKVMRRFTLSTLRDFGMGRRTIEDRINEECDFLVEQFKSFKGKPFDNTMIMNAAVANIIVSIVLGHRFDYQDPIFLRLMSLINENVRLTGSPKAMLYNVFPSVMRWLPGNHQTVGKNAAEYHRFIRETFTKYRDKLDINDQRNLVDAFLVKQQEKNGNAVYFHDDNLTVLVSNLFVAGMETTSTSVRWGLLLMMKFPEIQKNVQNEIEKVIGQSRPQTEHRKSMPYTDAVIHEIQRFGNIIPMNLPHATAQDVTFRGYFLPKGTFVIPLLTSVLYDQTRFEKPKEFYPQHFLDSEGNFVKNEAFLPFSAGKRSCAGENLARMELFLFFTSLLQNFTFQAPPGEELDLTPAIGITTPPLPHNICALPRT from the exons GTGTTATATTTTCTCATGGAGAGAACTGGAAAGTGATGAGAAGATTCACCCTTTCAACCTTACGAGACTTTGGGATGGGGAGGAGAACCATAGAAGACAGAATTAATGAAGAGTGTGATTTCCTGGTAGAGCAGTTTAAATCTTTCAAAG gAAAGCCATTTGACAACACCATGATAATGAATGCGGCTGTGGCTAATATCATTGTATCTATAGTGCTTGGGCATCGGTTTGACTATCAGGACCCAATATTTTTGAGGCTAATGAGTTTAATCAATGAAAATGTAAGGCTTACGGGGAGTCCTAAGGCCATG CTGTACAACGTGTTCCCATCTGTAATGAGATGGCTGCCCGGAAATCATCAGACTGTTGGCAAAAATGCAGCTGAGTATCACAGGTTCATTAGAGAGACCTTCACAAAATACAGGGATAAACTGGACATCAATGACCAGAGGAATCTGGTTGATGCTTTCCTTGTCAAGCAACAA GAGAAGAATGGAAACGCAGTGTACTTTCATGATGACAATCTGACAGTGCTTGTATCCAATCTCTTTGTTGCTGGAATGGAAACCACTTCTACCTCTGTTCGGTGGGGCCTCCTTTTAATGATGAAATTCCCAGAAATTCAAA AGAATGTGCagaatgaaatagaaaaagtGATTGGACAGAGCCGGCCACAAACTGAGCATCGTAAATCCATGCCCTACACCGACGCCGTTATCCACGAAATCCAGAGATTTGGTAACATTATTCCCATGAATCTTCCCCATGCGACTGCTCAGGATGTGACGTTTAGGGGCTATTTTCTTCCAAAA GGAACCTTTGTGATCCCGTTGCTGACGTCGGTCCTGTACGACCAAACTCGCTTTGAAAAACCAAAGGAGTTTTACCCTCAGCATTTTCTTGACTCTGAAGGCAACTTTGTCAAAAATGAAGCATTTCTGCCCTTTTCAGCAG GAAAAAGAAGTTGTGCCGGAGAGAATTTGGCTAGAATGGAACTGTTCCTGTTCTTCACAAGCCTCCTGCAGAACTTCACCTTCCAGGCGCCTCCTGGGGAGGAACTAGATCTCACCCCTGCCATTGGGATAACCACTCCGCCTTTGCCCCATAATATTTGTGCTTTGCCTCGTACATAA